From the Solea senegalensis isolate Sse05_10M linkage group LG16, IFAPA_SoseM_1, whole genome shotgun sequence genome, one window contains:
- the LOC122783356 gene encoding psychosine receptor-like gives MENLTLAVNYTSCYFFDSVARRRSFLFFYLAIIIVSIPANGFSLYVSWQHIRQKNELGVYLVNLALSDLTFTVGLSLWLDFLWRGVWTHGGYVCVLSVYFLFTNFYTSEALLCCIAVDRYLAVVHPLKFTSLRKVNTAVAVTVAIWLLVLLFNAGTIRWEDSYQEYNGFPVCFDTFIPLSESLARANIIRFFLGFIVPFLLVVVSTWRICVAVKSNQATEEKERKRISKMLTVVLLCVVLCFGPVHVMMLLRIQVDHCKDVTWFLYPYKIATAISSFNCLADPLLYCFITRTGQANVNKVVLFFQGKKGRTSNAMV, from the coding sequence ATGGAAAACTTAACCCTGGCCGTCAACTACACAAGCTGTTACTTTTTTGACAGCGTAGCCAGGAGGAGGTCGTTTCTATTCTTCTACCTGGCGATCATAATCGTTTCCATCCCAGCCAACGGCTTCTCACTCTATGTGTCCTGGCAGCACATCAGACAGAAGAACGAGCTTGGTGTGTATCTGGTCAACTTGGCCCTGAGTGACCTGACCTTTACTGTGGGTCTGTCTCTGTGGCTGGACTTCCTGTGGCGAGGGGTTTGGACGCACGGTGGCTACGTGTGCGTGCTCTCTGTCTACTTCCTCTTCACTAACTTCTACACCAGCGAAGCTCTCCTCTGCTGCATTGCCGTTGACCGTTACCTGGCAGTGGTTCACCCACTGAAGTTCACCTCCCTGAGGAAAGTGAACACTGCAGTGGCGGTGACTGTTGCCATATGGCTGCTGGTGCTCCTTTTCAACGCCGGCACCATCAGATGGGAGGACTCGTACCAGGAATACAACGGGTTTCCTGTGTGCTTTGACACCTTTATCCCTCTGTCAGAGAGTCTGGCTCGTGCTAACATCATACGCTTCTTCCTGGGGTTCATTGTTCCCTTTCTCCTGGTGGTGGTTTCCACCTGGAGGATCTGTGTCGCGGTGAAGTCCAACCAGGCCACAGAGGAGAAGGAACGTAAACGGATTTCCAAGATGCTGACCGTTGTTCTGCTCTGCGTTGTGCTCTGCTTTGGACCTGTCCACGTCATGATGCTTCTGCGCATACAGGTGGATCACTGTAAGGATGTCACATGGTTCCTTTATCCCTACAAAATCGCCACCGCCATCTCGAGCTTCAACTGCCTCGCAGACCCGCTCCTTTACTGCTTCATCACTAGAACAGGACAGGCAAACGTCAATAAGGTTGTTCTCTTTTTCCAGGGGAAGAAAGGACGCACAAGCAATGCTATGGTGTAG
- the bdkrb1 gene encoding B1 bradykinin receptor, producing the protein MSFRVLFDRRSIFMQHVPVERVVFSSMGTLWSVNSNTSLPVGPSETPPAAEWNPVHAVVPPYIFIVSLTGLLLNSFVLGVFVAHKDRLTVAELYLGNLALADFFLLCGLPFWAMYVLNDYNWPYGDASCKLVNSVIIVNFYTSIYTLVMISFDRYLALVKTMKARWLRRTLYAKIACLILWILGLLLSLPTMLHRKVKFMEDYQTLSCVLDYGDDMHWKLAHQILMNVVGFVMPLLVIVFSSGSIIKVLAQRKDTVGFHDANDRKATALVYAVTLLFLLCWGPFQIFTFLDILCDVHVLDETSWFHALNVGGQVSVYLGFLNSALNPLLYVFSGQYFRRKVTAIYRRSRHPHRGSDMTTYQRSVVSTYLNKTEQIKPVVIF; encoded by the exons ATGTCTTTCAGGGTACTTTTCGACCGCAGGAGCATTTTCATGCAGCATGTG CCCGTGGAGCGAGTGGTGTTTTCTTCTATGGGAACACTATGGTCTGTAAACAGCAATACGTCGCTGCCAGTGGGTCCATCAGAGACTCCACCTGCTGCAGAATGGAATCCGGTCCACGCTGTTGTCCCTCCGTACATCTTCATCGTAAGCCTGACGGGCCTTCTCTTGAACAGTTTTGTCCTCGGGGTGTTTGTGGCTCACAAGGATCGGCTGACCGTGGCAGAGCTGTATCTCGGTAACCTGGCACTGGCTGACTTTTTCCTCCTGTGTGGCCTCCCTTTCTGGGCCATGTACGTCCTCAATGACTACAACTGGCCGTACGGGGACGCCTCGTGCAAACTGGTCAACTCCGTCATCATCGTCAACTTCTACACCAGCATCTACACCCTGGTGATGATCAGCTTCGATCGCTACCTTGCACTGGTGAAGACCATGAAGGCCAGGTGGCTGAGACGGACCCTTTACGCCAAGATTGCCTGTTTGATCCTATGGATATTAGGACTTCTACTGAGTCTGCCAACTATGCTCCACAGGAAGGTGAAGTTCATGGAGGACTACCAGACGCTGTCCTGTGTACTGGACTACGGCGATGACATGCATTGGAAGTTGGCCCACCAGATTCTGATGAATGTGGTGGGCTTTGTGATGCCTCTCCTGGTCATTGTGTTCAGCAGCGGAAGCATAATCAAAGTCTTAGCTCAGCGGAAGGACACTGTGGGATTTCACGACGCCAACGACAGGAAGGCGACAGCGCTGGTGTACGCCGTGACGCTGCTGTTCTTACTTTGCTGGGGTCCCTTTCAGATATTCACCTTCCTCGACATACTCTGTGACGTCCACGTGCTGGATGAGACGTCGTGGTTCCACGCGCTCAACGTAGGCGGTCAGGTGTCCGTGTATCTGGGCTTTCTCAACAGTGCCCTCAACCCCCTGCTGTACGTCTTCTCCGGACAGTACTTCAGGAGGAAAGTTACTGCCATCTACAGGAGGTCCAGACATCCTCACAGAGGGTCAGACATGACCACATACCAACGCTCTGTTGTGTCCACTTACCTCAACAAAACGGAGCAAATTAAGCCTGtggttattttttaa
- the bdkrb2 gene encoding B2 bradykinin receptor: protein MTLAPSSIPFFSATVSHGAPNSTNGTSCPPYDGWEWLSSNQPVYILLIMALGIVLNVFVLMVFLFHKKPCTVAEIYLSNLAVSDLVLMCCLPFWAVNIYNDFDWPFGRFLCKAVNLGIKLNVNGSVYFIVLISIDRYMALVHPMSQGRMRRPKYAKLACVLMWGFGFILSLPTVIFREVKYLPEYSVTACFLDYQNDALQLILDGMLIISGFVIPISIILFCTVKITQSLKIQAVERFSAEKTEQRATTLILVVLLAFLICWVPFHVVTTLEVLLKAELLKGCRLWDIVDICNQLFTYLGFSNSVLNPLLYVIVGKNFRKKAREFFKQWSIRRTGTLESSSSQLSSLKTLK from the exons ATGACTCTCGCACCTTCGAG CATCCCATTCTTCAGCGCCACAGTCTCACATGGAGCGCCGAACAGCACTAATGGCACCAGCTGCCCTCCCTATGATGGCTGGGAGTGGCTCAGCTCCAATCAACCAGTGTATATCCTGCTCATCATGGCGCTGGGGATCGTGCTAAACGTCTTTGTCCTGATGGTTTTCCTTTTCCACAAGAAGCCGTGCACAGTGGCTGAGATCTACTTGAGCAACCTGGCCGTCTCTGACCTTGTCTTGATGTGCTGTTTGCCTTTCTGGGCTGTCAATATATACAATGATTTCGATTGGCCCTTTGGACGGTTTCTGTGCAAAGCTGTCAACCTGGGCATTAAGCTGAACGTCAACGGCAGCGTCTACTTCATCGTCCTGATCAGCATTGACCGCTACATGGCACTTGTGCATCCAATGTCTCAGGGCAGAATGCGGAGGCCAAAGTACGCCAAACTGGCCTGTGTGCTCATGTGGGGCTTCGGCTTCATCCTCAGTCTCCCCACAGTCATCTTCAGGGAGGTCAAATATCTGCCCGAATATAGCGTGACCGCGTGCTTTCTGGACTACCAGAACGACGCACTGCAGCTGATTCTCGACGGGATGTTGATCATCTCTGGCTTCGTCATCCCCATTTCTATTATCCTATTCTGCACTGTCAAAATTACCCAGTCTTTGAAAATCCAGGCGGTGGAGCGGTTCAGTGCTGAGAAAACGGAGCAGAGGGCCACCACTCTGATACTGGTCGTCCTCCTGGCCTTCCTCATCTGCTGGGTGCCATTCCACGTGGTCACCACATTGGAGGTTCTTCTAAAGGCTGAACTCCTGAAAGGATGTCGACTATGGGACATAGTTGATATCTGCAACCAGCTTTTCACCTACCTTGGCTTTTCCAACAGTGTCCTTAACCCTTTGCTGTACGTCATTGTGGGAAAGAACTTCCGGAAAAAGGCTCGGGAATTCTTCAAGCAGTGGAGCATTAGGAGAACGGGCACCTTGGAGTCCTCAAGCTCACAACTGTCTTCTCTGAAAACTctgaaataa